The region AGTTGCTTCCATACATACAGTGATCAGGCCGGTAATTCCACTGACAGGGAAACACATAGAGACACTCTGCCCATGTCGGTGAAGGAAGATGGggcaaaggacagaaaaagacaCATCAAACAAGAGTTACAACCGATTAAACCATGGTTCTGTGGAAAAGCTGCCACTGATATCAGGAAAAAATCAGTTAGTTCTTCTGCAAATATCCCAAACAGCAGCTACACAGAGAAACTTCCTTGCCTCAGGGGATGATTGAGCACTGTTAAGACCTGAGCTAACAGAAAGAGAGACCAACACAAAGACTGGGTGGAAACACAAACCAAGGCAGCATTTTCCAAAGCTAGAAATGACAGACTCAAACCCAGAGAGTGTGCACCAGGTGCCACCAtccagcaccagctgacccTAAGTTTCTGGAGCTACAGAAATGACTAGGGAGGCACGCACAGCCAGCAGGGCTATGCAAAATCCTCAGTCCTTCTGGAAACAGCATGGGAAAACTTGCAGAGTATATCTGGGGTTGGCTGCTGAAGCTTTCACGGAGGCTATGGCAATCTGTCATACTGAGATACAGCAGAGTGTAACAGGTATTTTATCCGCAGTCCTTCTAAAAATGGCCACCCATTAGTTTCACAGGTCTAGGTTATTTAAAGATGAGCTGAATTTCTCAAAAGGCCTTGCAACTTCCTCTCTCCTactgattctttttccttttttaaactcTCTGTGCACCCACAGGATTTGCAATCTGCTTATAATAAATTACACCAGTCCCTGTGacctttctgctgcagaaatggaGCACAATGAATCATTGCATGATGCTGGCAGGTCATGCCAGACACACTGAAGACTGAATTCTTCACTTGGCCTTTCCTAGCTTTCCAGGAAGTCTGCAGCTGGTCCTATGTAGTTCTTGAAGATGTAGGAGATAAAgtttctgaaacatttcttcCCTTGAGGGGAAGAAATCTCCTTCTATGTAGCAGGAGACTTGCCCAGAAAGGGCAGATTGTAAATGCTGTCCATTCCATCTAACCCATCACACATCCAGAACTGctccctggtgttgctgaaagGGCAGGAAGAGCAGTCAATGTCTGATCCAAACCCTGCTACAGGTAACGGGGATCCTTTTGGTAACCTTGAGCAGATGTTTCCCAGTACAGTCACCAGCAGGTCACTGTGGGGAAAGGATGTCACCAGGTGCTCATGAGCTTTCACACGTCATCCGAGTGTTCATGACCTTCTCACCGTGACGCATTTGTGCATTTTTGCTGTCCCAGCTGGACTCGGGCTCCAGCTGTTCTGGGAGCCTTCAGACCCATCAATCATCACAGCAGCCTTCAGAGATGGGAAGAAGGGCACATCTCTCCGTGCCCCAGGTTACACGGTGCTGGGCATTTTTAAGCCAATGCACTGCATCTACAAACAGCCACCTGCAGGATCTTCACTGATCCTTTCCCAGACTGGTCTCAACAACCCAGCAGCTTAAAACCTGGGGCAAGTcttgttttctggtttaattGTATCCAgctcttttgtttccttgtgcAGTCTGATGTTACATCATTCATAAAAAACTATTTACCAGTTACAAGGGAAGGCCAGAGACTGTGGTGCAGGAAAGTCCCAACATGTGGATCCGATAGAGAATTCAAATACTTTTGtaatctttgctttttcctccacactGAAGTTAGCAGCTTGGGTTTAACCTCACAACCAACCTGGCTTcagcttcttcttcctccagtaGGCCCTATTCCCATAATATTCATTTCTTTGGGGAAATCCATTTATGATTTCATAATGAAGATTTCttccactttattttttccctaggATTGAGGGTAATACGTGGTGTACATCTGATGCTTGACATCTGTCTGCAGCAAACAGATGTTAGCTTATCgctctgcttttgctttctcattttatttgcCTGGATTTGGGTATATCCAGTTACCCAGCCTGTGACTccttagagaaaaagaaaggggaccATAAATCCAAACTTACTCTGTTCCTAAGAGTGAATATGAGGTCACAtgggaaacaagaaaaagcaagtaaGAATGGATACTCAGCATCCATTCAGAACCAAGAAATAAGGTCCTCAGCTGCTTTGGGAAGCATGTACTATGTTGCAGTTTTGAAATCCTTGCATTTCTCAGATGTTCCTGGGTTTGGAAGTGCTTGAAGTCACTTCTGTGTAACCAGTGCACCATACTTACAAGGGGCTGAACTCCCAGAAACTGTCTCAGCACTTGTGGAAAGTCATACCCTTTTAAAACACAGATGCCCAAACTTGCCAGTTCCCTGGTAATGCACTCATGGGAATACAACCCCAATTCAAGGGGAAAGGGACAAGCTGAAATGCTATGTGCTGTTTTCAGAGGCATTGTGCAAGACTGACAGGCAGGAATCAAAGATTACATTTTTGCTGGGCTGACAAGTATGTATGTGTTGGTCAGGCTGGTCCACACTAGGATAGGTGGGTTATGCCATCTGCTCTCTGCGAACAAGGACTGGAGAGAGCTGCTCTTAGTCTCACAGCAAACAGAATACAGAAGAGTAGAAAATGCATAAATGTAAGGAGCAGAATAAAGAAGACACGATCCTGGTGCCTGCTGAGGCAGGGTCACTCAGCTGAGAGGCTGGAAGCATCTTTCTCAAGAAGTAACTTAGTGAAGGAGCAAGAGTAGGGAGGGCACCAGTTGTAGAAGAGATATTCCGATGGCTGTGTCcatttgtatttgctttgtAACTCATTGCATAAATATCAGAATTCAGCTGtattgcagaaaaataaagcacagcTTTGGAGAATGTTTGGCAATTTCACATTCAGATaaacatctgaaacaaaaatatttcttcagccAGGCCCTGCTCCAGTGGTGCTTTTTAAGCACACATGAAACTTGAACTTCATTGCTGCATCTGATCATTAATGCTACACTTCCCTATTTTCTCAGAATCTCCAGAAAACAGATTTACATATTCAGTGAAACCAAGTCTGAGCCCCACTACCAGCACCACATTCAGAAGTAGTTTCATAGGCTGTAAATCCTAGTGCACTCACTCATTAACTTCATGCCCAAGTACattatacatataaataatagcatttaagaaaaaaatacaaagttcaAGAAATGTTCTTAACAAATCTAATGATGACTCCAAGAGTCATTACTTACCTGGgttaaagtaaaaaattatatttagtaAATCCTGGTCTCCCCATGTAATGTAGTTTTTGTACTTTTGGTATAATGGATATAACATTTCCTCCCAAGTCAAACCACTCAGTATCATGCTGTTCTGCAGGGCAGAAACCAGAAGCAACAGGTTAGTAGAGGGACATGATGTGATGTATAAATCAGACTGTGGCACCAGTTACTTATAAGTCTGCTGAACCCCTTCAGATCCCCAGGTAAAAAACGAAGAACTGCCAGGAAGTGTTAGACCTGGATAGGTTTGAAACAGCAGAGCTAATGGTGCTCCTGTTTATCTAAACAGGAAAGCAAGGTCTCCTGGGTCTAGCTCTGATGTCAGCTCCTGCTATTCAGAGTCTTCCTATTCTGAGCaacaggagggagaaaaagtggaaaaatgcAGGGACGAGGTGAAAACAGAGTGACAAAAATGCAGACTAAAAATTATATTCCCTGGATATAATGGTATCAAGACCAAGGGCTCAAGCTGTTCCTGTGACAATGCAAGAAACCACTGGCTTTGGCTGAGGAACAAAACCCCTTGGGACAAACAAAGTTTTAAAGAAGATCTAGAGAATACGTGCTCAATGAAAGGCACAGATTCTACAAGTCAGGCCTTTCGCAAAAGAGGGGACATGTCAGATGTCACTGAAAATGTTCCCCTCTCATTTATATCAGTTCATGCAGTCACTTGATCTGCACCAGGATTCAAAATCCTATTTACAGCAGATGCAAAACATTACCATTTTCTCTGGGTATTTACATCAGGCTTTCCAATTTCAACACCACCACAGTGACTGCACTAGAGATCCTGGAGTTTATTCTTTCATGGGTCTTTCAAGGGAAAATGGAATGTTGAAGAAGCCAGTTTCACTACTGCTAACAGACTGCATCTGCAGTTCTCTGTGCTCTGGTCTCTTGAGGAAGCTTCACTTGTTTTAATAATCATTCTCCctataatttattttagttCCCAATTATATATGTATTCTCTATTTTCCAGATTCCTTATATTACAAACTTCATGTAATTTTATACTAAGCTTTACAAGCTGTGAAAGATACAGAGCTCATTTGTTCTTGCAACAGCTGTATTTCTTCTCACCTTGAACTGAGTGTTGCGTATCCGTGTTAAATTCATTAGCATCACTCCAGAATTGACTCCAGTTGTCCCATAATAAGGGTGACGCGCAAAGCGACTGTACCAGCCAATCTTTGGTATCTCATGCTCTGGGGCCATAGCAGCTAGCTGTGTGGAGTTGAACTCTGTCAGGATGTGCCAGATGTCATCGATGGGCCTCAGGAAGAGGACATCAGTGTCCACATAAAGGAGAGAATCCACATCCTTCAAAATGACCTTTTGGGTTTGCACAGCAAGGAGAGGAatagatgaaaaagaaaacagacaacaAACAGGAAGATTATTGGCAGAAggtacttttattttaaaaggataaTTTGAAAGAGGTTATTGATTTATCAGCTAAATGTAATTACACACAGGAATAGCAGTTATCAGGTTATTGGCTTGTTGTTTGCTTAGTGGAGTTTTTCGAACTGCACAGCAAACAGCAACCAGACCACAGAAGTCAGATTCTAACCTTCATATGAAACAGTAACCCACTGAGCTGTCAAAAGTACCTGCAAGGATCATTTAGTCTcagttcagaaataaaatgcatagGATATTTATTTAGATAGCTTTATTAGTTCTTTTCAAGATCTGTAAGTGGTGAAACATACAGCTTGCTCTACCGACACAAAGGGTAAGCTGGTAGAACAGAAcacttttcatcttcatttgGTATCATGTTTCCTTATGCCTTTCTGATGACTGTTTTTCCCATTATAACCCTGTGTTCCTGGGAGACTTACAGGCAGTATTAATATACACAAATGTTCCCCATTAATTAAGAAACCCCATTGATCACCAAAACGTACATGCATCCCCCTGAAGACCAAAATTTGCTTGGTAAATTGAAATGTCATGTTAAAATTCACCAGGTCAGATTCTGAGTTCTGTTATCAGACTCCATCAGGAATAACCACAGTGGAGTTAGTCAAGTCAGAAGGGCATAAACCGTCAATTAGATGCAGGATATTTCACCTAGTCTTGCTTACAATGTTCCCCCTTGTGGCTATCCATATCCTTACATGCTCATTCCTTAACTGGAGTAGGGCAACTGATACACCGCTTCAACAGTCCGAGAAAACTCCCTCCATGTTTGCACCAGCTATTTGTAAGGATGGTTGTTAAGTAATAAATATCATTAGCTAAAGTTGACCATCAGTTCCAACTGCATTGTTGTTGCTGTTCATTATTTGCTAAAACTCAAAAATTCCCAAAGGACTGAAAACTTCTCACATTGGTCTCAGCCAAAAGccccatttctctttctttctgtctttaaaaagcaaatccaAAAGGCTACTGATTTTCACCACTTAGCGAACACGACAATCACTCTCTCCTCCATGAAGTGATGATACCAATGACAAACTCTATTCAAGCAGGTAACAGCAAATGCTACTAAATCAACTGAATTTTACATAAATCGAAGGGCATTGTGACTGACAATTACCTGTGCAACAGAGTGAGCAACAAAGATTTTGAAcaagtgtggggaaaaaattacCTTTAAACATGCTCAATAGGCACCCACTAGATGCCAAATCCCTGAGTATGGACTTAAAGGGGATTTTTCACCTGACTGCACACTTTGGGATTCAGACTGACATTTAGCCAAGTTTAACAAATCCCTGTATTCCTGACAAAGTAACTACATCTTCTTCCTACATATCAGAACAAGAAGGAGAAGGCAGGTATCTCTACACATTAAACACAAGTTATGCTGACAAGAAACTCCAAGAAAACAATCCAATGCAATGCCCATCACTTTGCTGGATGGAAGGTTATAGCAATACACTGTTTTTCCACAAAACCCATACAAACCAGCGTGCGCAGGTATAAATAAACGAGTGACACAGTTCAATAACACACCAGGAGCTCAGAGGTAAACATTTGCAAACGTTCTGTATCCTGGAGTCcagtactaaaaaaaaacaagtaaaaaaagaCACCTACTTTAAGAGTAAATCAATAGAAGTCAGATGGTTGAAAAGAAGAATGGGTTTTTCAACCTAAGGGTATCCTAGACATAGTGTACTATTCTGCAGCATCTACAAGTCCTGTTCATAGGGACCTACTATATGAAGTCATAGAAAATTAGaatatgttaagaaaaaaaaatcaccccaaaattTAGTCCAAGACAGAAGATAACACATGAGGAATACTGGGCTTTGACTGAAGGATCCATGGCACACTGTACACCATGAAAGGTTTCTTCTAAGGGTACCCTGATAGGAAGACAAGTTTGGGTATTTTCCAGCAGAGGGTTAAGGGGGAAGCCTGGACACTGCTTCTTCCAGCATAAAACTGTTCTTTCAGCAACCTTAAATCTACACATTCATCTAAGACTGTGGAAGTCAGTGGACTGTAATAATTTTCCTACACACAGACAGGTCCAAGCAGGCATTCCAGCTCTTAGAGAAGCaggtgcccagcagcatctgACCTAAAGTTTTGCACCTTGTATTCCTCCACTCGGGATTCATGTGCTCTTTCAGAAGATTCTTCCCTCTCCTGTGTTCAAGGTGTTGCCCTGCAGAGACACCCAACAGGCTAATGAAAACATCTGTGCTAGTTCCTTTAAGCCCTTCACACTTTTCTCTTTCACACGTGAAGTGTTAAGACTTATTTAAAACCTGTGGTGTCAGTTTGAATTGATCCCATCTCCTTCTGGCTTCACATTTAACTTCACCTTGCTTAGGGGAGTTTAACTGCAGAAATTGTGGCTCTAAGAGTTCCTCGCGTAGCTCCCAGGATTTCAGTGGAGTTACACTGGGGATACACTTCATTTCAGTAACTCCAGCATTCCCAGTGACCCACAGCTTTTGTTCCAAAATTGAAGaagtttttgaaaaaaaaaaataatattttaggcTTTACTCAGCCCTCAGAATAATACTTAGCATTTACTTACTCAGAAGCATACAACGAAGACAAAGAATTTTGACCTTGCTGATTTTCAATGTCAAAATCAACTGAATATCACAAGGTAACCCTATGGTGCAAGAGACTTGGCTCCAGCTTGTTCTGCTCACTCCAGATGCTGCACAGCTAGGGCTAGGAGTGCTCCAAGCCTGCCAGGACACCCGACCACAGCAACATGACTGCAGCTTAAAAATGACATGCATCTGACCTGGAGCATAAGCCATGCTCCAGTGTCTGGTAGCCCATGTTCACACTTGCTAGCTCAAAACATGCAGACATACCTGGCTGTGATTTTTGAAACGACTGGTCAGAAACATGGCTTGACTGGACCTGTCTTCCTCTGCACGCTACCGGCGTGGACAGCTTAAGAGAGGTGTGATTTTCTTGCAGCTACATAAAATATTCTTAGTAATCTGTCAAAAAGCTCTGCACAGAACTGCCTATATTTAGCCTAGCACTTCACTTAAATACTCAGTTATCAGTAATTTGATTTCACAACTTCTGTCTCCATAGATTCTCTCTGTTAGCAAGGTTGGCAAGTAATAACACACATATTGGTGTACTGTGAAGCTGTGCTACCTAATGGTTTGCAATGGCCAGCATGGCAGTTAATCAGAGCTTTATCCAGAATTAGGGACAAATCACAAATCTTGATGCTAATGGAGCAGTGCCACAAAGCTGAGTTACTAAACTTAACTGTATTAAGAAATTCAGTCAGATGCAGAAACTTTTGTCTAGATAAGATCCTGGTATCTTGCCTACTGCTGCCACTAATTCCCAATGCTGCCACTGATCCACCGGGTTGAATCCTTTAGTGTACTCAAGAGGACAGTTGTAATACAGGGATATTGCTAATCTACCTTAAAAGCTCCTAAGTAGATTAAGTGTTATGAGAAGGGTTCTAAATGTTAGTTACTATGAGAGCTACAATCATCCAAAAATCCCTTAAGCATTTCATTTTAGCTGATTGCTTTGGTAGCTCCAAACCAGCGATATAGACAACTGCAAGACAGCTCTGTGGTGCGTGACATTTGTGAAACAGAAGACAGTTTTTCACCTGTTGTCTTAACATCCGTATCAGTATACAAAGCAGTTTCAAATGACTGCTGAGAGCATTATCCTCCTGGTTAATTTTTGAAGTTTCCTTTTGCGCTCATGTTAAGATCCACGTCTTACTTATTCTTTCTTTGCAAATCTCATTGACTGTTTTATTGCAGTAGACTGCTGCAAGAGATTTAGACTCCGGAGCTTATGTGGAGGCTCAATCTGCTTTCCCTGCATGTAAGTGGCAAACATGATCGGATGTCACAGAACACCTCTATAAAATGCAGGATGCTGTATGATCTTAATACTTTAGCAAGCCCAGTAGATTCAACAAACTGAGAATAGTTTCATCAACATCAACCTGTTCTCCAGGACAAAGCAGCTCATTACTACAAGCTGCAGGATCACATCCCAGAGCTCTAGTTTTGTCAGTGAGTAAAACCATTGAAAGATTCTTAAGCAATTTTCTCTTAACACATTCCTCACACCCTCCTGTCCACTTTCACAtgcctgctggtgctgcagaagAGATTGCTTTGGCAGGAGAGCCACTTGTGAATCAAAGACTCACATTCCACTCAGGCTTAGCATTATCAGGAGAAAGCCAATTTGCACAACTGAGAGCTAAACAGCTGATAACTACTGCTCTCCTGGGATCCTCCCTAAATCCAGGCACCTTTTATGCCACTGCAGGGGAAAATGCTTATTCCAGGGAaggctaaggaaaaaaaaaaggatgctgacatcctgctggtatttatttaaaatctaaGGCAAAACAGTTCAGTAAGCAATACCACCAGCAACCCCCTGCTCCCACTGTGCGCAGACTGCGTTTCTACAGCGTTGGCTCATTCAAATGGGATATCAGAACCTCCTTATCAAGCACCAAAGTAAATAATAACTGGCTGAAATCACCCAGGAACATTCCAAGGTTCTGTCACCCTGTGAACTTCAACACCAAAGTCCAACTGGACTCTTGCCACCACAGCTATTACTACAACTTGTTTTCTTTACTATATTCACATCAACTTAAGTGTCAGCTGCAACTACTCTCGGacaaaccaccccccccccccccccccccatttgaAGGCATAAATCTCAGCCTGAACACACACAACATTTTGCAACTGCCCCAAGAaaaacatggggttttttttacagttcAGGCTACCTCCTAGCTTTGATAAGACAATATGCAACGCTCTAATTCTCCTTTATAGAAcattactggtgaactttggcAACATGTGAGTGGCAAAAAAGGAACCAAAAAAGCACTACCCCGGCTAAAGGAATCAGAATGGATACATAACCCCTTTCTGTCATCAGAAGGGTGGTGGcaaataaaagtgaaattgTTTCTGTGACGAGAGTTTACCAAAATGCCAAAAATTAGCACTGCAGTAAGAACAGAGGATTGTGTTTGCGCAGTGAAAGGTGTCCCATTTGAGTACAGCCCTACAAACAATCTGTACTGAACAAGCTAACTCTTGGGGATTATTTTCCAGGTGATGTAAATATTTACTCAGGGTAGACAGCATTCCTGCTGAAGCTGGAGTTACTTTCAGCCCATCTGGCCTCTGTGTGTTTGATAGCCTGCCCCGAAATGGCAGATAAACAGAACTGCTGACAGCACATATTTTCTCACATATGCATTCATAGCCTACGTCTCTGGACCCGCAGCTGTCTCCTGATTGTTTCCATCTGAGAAACTAAAGATTTCTTTGTCATCCTCCCCCATTTCTGGTAAGGCAGCAATGAAATCTGGATCATGTGAATATCCTGTCACTTACTGGAGTCACCCCAATCAACAGCAATGCACAAGATATTTTTGACAGATGTTCTCAATTCCACAGAAATCACTTCATGCAAAAGTTCTTTCCATTTTGATATTCTGTGTATGCAAAATTGTTATCAAtgcctcccttccctccagcaacATTATATGTTTTCCAAGTTTATGACACATATTATACagcaaaaaatacagctttccagTGAGCCTGAAGATCCCACGATACACAATGCTTTTGCATGAAATCTGACTTGGAACACATTGGAATTAGTACCTTAAGGGCAAATCTGACAgtcttggaaaaagaaatacaactcAAGGAAAAGGGATTGCCAAAAGCATCAGTCTAAGGACTAACATATGGAAAGGGAGATAGTGGGTAAAGAGGATATGATGACTGCACActgaaaataatgttatttatgGAAGGTATGCAGCATCTACCCTGAAAGCATCTGCCCTGAAAGAGCTCTTGCACTGAGTCTTAAAAGTCTGAGAGCCTAATGGAACTACAGACAAATAAGAAACACACATCCTTTGTTAGCAGGAGAAAAAGTGAGGCTGGAttcctgtgttgttttttttttttgcttttaagtggCTAAAGCATAGGACTAAAATATCTCTAAGCAGATGTTTTAgactgaaaatggctttaatatTATATTAGCAAAGCTTCCTTTTGGTGGAATTAACCTTTTCCTGAAGCAACCCACTCAGAATCCAGGTGCCTTACCGGAAGAAAAAGGCGCTGGGCAGCACATGGTTTGAATAACTTTTTCCATTCCTGAGCATTTCCTACTGAGAAGGTTATTGGGTAAATGTTGTATTCAAACTTCTTTGTGTATGAGGAAGGCCATTCCTTCAGCTGAAAGACATGGGGGGAGGAATTAGACACTACATTTatatagctttttaaaaacaaaatatatgcaTCTGTAAGGAGTTTATAAACCGCGCACAGCACAGAAAGTGTTTAGTTGCTACTTGTTGATGTCAGACTAATTTTCCTCAGAGATTTGTGACTTGTgactcatttatttatttaccaaaCGACAAAGAAACTCACCTTCTTCTCAAATTCAGGCTTCAGGGAATCCTCAGCAAAAATGTGAAAACAGAGCCTCCTGTTGCTGAAGAGAAGTGCTGATTTCAGCATGATCAGTGTCTCTTCCAGCCGGTCCCCACATGCCACAACTGCCAGATGCATGCATTGCAAAGATGAAGGCTCTTTTGAAtgtttctgttctccaggcttcCTGGAAATTCATAAATagacatagaaaaaaatactgagatAGACATAAAGAGGATCCTGCATTAACAGGTATCAGGGAGGTTTTTTACTCCCCTTCATTCTGTAAGGGATCAGGAAGTTTGTTCCTGATAACATACCCACAGAACATGCAAGACACATGCCAGTTTTTGTCAACAGCACAAATCACGAGTTTTAAAGGTACAACACAAAGAAATACACTATTTTCAGAGATTTTCTAGTTATTCCTGCATTTCTGGATTTGCATAAATCACTGTGCTACACACACAGATGAAACTAATCCAACAGCATCTCAAACCAGACAACAACTCACTCTGTGCAAATGatagttgttttcttttcccccagctTGGAGGTTATGAAGCCAGAATGGACTGATTACTACCCAGCCAACTTTCTAACACAATGCAGATTGCAGAGCCACATCCAGTAAC is a window of Lathamus discolor isolate bLatDis1 chromosome 7, bLatDis1.hap1, whole genome shotgun sequence DNA encoding:
- the GXYLT2 gene encoding glucoside xylosyltransferase 2; this encodes MRLSCKVAAALLCLGSLLLLYLLAGSAAAPPRPPPAPSAPARPAVPPARRQPRLSRSPPRRSPAGGRLASARKPGEQKHSKEPSSLQCMHLAVVACGDRLEETLIMLKSALLFSNRRLCFHIFAEDSLKPEFEKKLKEWPSSYTKKFEYNIYPITFSVGNAQEWKKLFKPCAAQRLFLPVILKDVDSLLYVDTDVLFLRPIDDIWHILTEFNSTQLAAMAPEHEIPKIGWYSRFARHPYYGTTGVNSGVMLMNLTRIRNTQFKNSMILSGLTWEEMLYPLYQKYKNYITWGDQDLLNIIFYFNPECLYVFPCQWNYRPDHCMYGSNCKGAEEEGVSILHGNRGVYHDDKQPTFKALYEVIRDFPFEDNLFQSLYYPLQSKFLDTVHTLCGRIPQVFLKQIEKTMKKVYENRVIVYLGANHRY